One Streptomyces coeruleorubidus DNA segment encodes these proteins:
- a CDS encoding glucosyl-3-phosphoglycerate synthase, whose protein sequence is MLEEVERWLSTRSWSATDRPLHQILAAKQRTGRTVSVVLPALNEEETVGDIAAVIRHDLMRQVPLVDELVVVDSGSTDRTSEVAAAAGATVVHRDEILPRIPAVPGKGEVLWRSLLVTSGDIVCFIDADLRDFSSDFVSGIVGPLLTDPDIDLVKGMYDRPLGGAAGQGGRVTELMARPLLNMHWPQLAGFVQPLGGEYAARRSLLEQLPFPVGYGVELGMLVDALHLVGLDALAQVDIGVRKHRHQDGQALGRMAAAIYRTAQLRLARGHLIRPSLTQFERGGDGFEPRTYSVDTEERPPMVEIAEYQARRAA, encoded by the coding sequence GTGCTGGAAGAAGTCGAGCGCTGGCTGAGCACCCGTTCCTGGTCCGCGACCGATCGCCCGCTCCACCAGATCCTCGCCGCCAAGCAGCGCACGGGCCGGACGGTCAGTGTCGTGCTGCCCGCGCTCAACGAGGAGGAGACGGTCGGCGACATCGCCGCCGTCATCCGCCACGACCTGATGCGGCAGGTGCCGCTCGTCGACGAGCTGGTCGTCGTCGACTCGGGGTCGACCGACCGGACGTCGGAGGTGGCCGCCGCCGCGGGCGCGACGGTGGTGCACCGCGACGAGATCCTGCCGCGTATCCCGGCCGTGCCCGGCAAGGGCGAGGTGCTGTGGCGATCCCTCCTCGTCACCAGCGGGGACATCGTCTGCTTCATCGACGCGGACCTGAGGGACTTCTCGTCCGACTTCGTCTCCGGGATCGTCGGCCCGCTGCTCACCGACCCGGACATCGACCTGGTGAAGGGCATGTACGACCGTCCGCTCGGCGGCGCGGCCGGGCAGGGCGGCCGGGTCACGGAGCTGATGGCCCGCCCGCTGCTCAACATGCACTGGCCGCAGCTGGCCGGCTTCGTGCAGCCGCTCGGCGGCGAGTACGCGGCGCGCCGCTCGCTGCTGGAGCAGCTGCCGTTCCCCGTCGGGTACGGCGTCGAGCTCGGCATGCTGGTCGACGCCCTGCACCTGGTGGGCCTGGACGCCCTCGCCCAGGTGGACATCGGCGTGCGCAAGCACCGGCACCAGGACGGGCAGGCGCTGGGCAGGATGGCCGCCGCGATCTACCGCACGGCCCAGCTGCGGCTGGCCCGCGGGCATCTGATCCGGCCGTCCCTGACGCAGTTCGAGCGGGGCGGGGACGGCTTCGAGCCGCGCACCTACTCCGTGGACACCGAGGAGCGTCCGCCGATGGTGGAGATCGCCGAGTACCAGGCGCGGAGGGCGGCCTGA
- a CDS encoding helix-turn-helix domain-containing protein, with translation MPGSRDLDPSSSPRALLGAELRHAREKAGLSQEELGQRLFVSGSFIGQLEAGTRRMQREYARLLDEVLGTGDFFQRNCGAAAKSKYPEHFAEAAEAEEQATAIREYAPLLIPGLLQTPAYARAVCRAYQPTAPEETIEKLVAARVERARILDDPTEPLLWAVIDEAALRRVTGKRRVMAEALRHIVGLAHRGRVIVQVLPFDAGAHAAMQGAIKLMDFEDAPPLVYFEGVGTGRLEDDPAIVRHQRFTYELLTACALSPEKSLALFEAMAQDYAHEEHH, from the coding sequence ATGCCCGGATCCAGGGACCTCGACCCGTCCTCCTCCCCTCGGGCCCTCCTGGGCGCCGAACTCCGCCACGCCCGCGAGAAGGCCGGCCTCAGCCAGGAGGAACTGGGTCAACGGCTGTTCGTGAGCGGGTCGTTCATCGGGCAGTTGGAGGCGGGGACGCGCAGGATGCAGCGGGAGTACGCGCGATTGCTGGACGAGGTGCTGGGGACGGGGGACTTCTTTCAGCGGAACTGCGGGGCGGCGGCGAAGTCGAAGTATCCGGAGCACTTTGCGGAGGCGGCGGAGGCGGAGGAGCAGGCGACGGCGATCCGGGAGTACGCGCCACTCCTGATCCCTGGCCTGCTTCAGACACCCGCCTACGCACGGGCCGTCTGCCGCGCCTATCAGCCGACGGCACCGGAGGAGACGATCGAGAAGTTGGTAGCCGCACGGGTGGAGCGCGCGCGGATCCTCGACGATCCAACAGAGCCGTTGTTGTGGGCGGTCATTGACGAGGCCGCGTTGCGACGTGTGACAGGCAAGCGCCGGGTGATGGCAGAGGCCCTGCGCCACATCGTCGGCCTGGCCCACCGGGGCCGGGTCATCGTGCAGGTGCTGCCGTTCGATGCAGGAGCGCACGCGGCGATGCAGGGCGCTATCAAGCTGATGGACTTCGAGGACGCCCCGCCGTTGGTCTACTTCGAAGGGGTCGGGACCGGGCGGCTGGAGGACGACCCGGCCATCGTGAGGCACCAGAGGTTCACATACGAACTCCTCACGGCCTGCGCACTCTCCCCCGAGAAGTCTCTGGCCCTCTTCGAGGCGATGGCGCAGGATTACGCCCATGAGGAGCATCACTGA
- a CDS encoding cold-shock protein — MAQGTVKWFNAEKGYGFIAVDGGADVFVHYSAIQMDGYRTLEEGQRVEFEISQGQKGPQADMVRVSA; from the coding sequence ATGGCTCAGGGCACCGTCAAGTGGTTCAACGCGGAGAAGGGGTACGGCTTCATCGCGGTCGACGGTGGTGCGGATGTTTTCGTCCACTACAGCGCGATCCAGATGGACGGCTACCGCACCCTGGAAGAGGGCCAGCGGGTCGAGTTCGAGATCTCGCAGGGTCAGAAGGGACCGCAGGCCGACATGGTTCGCGTCTCTGCCTGA
- a CDS encoding carboxylesterase/lipase family protein: MTTTESHPPTGASAEQPAPVVRTTAGAVRGRREEGLAVFRGIPFAAPPVGEARFMAPRPAPAWDGIRDAYAFGPPPPQDLGNLGGPGLLDVPEGDEWLTVNVWTPEPDPGARRPVMVWIYGGAYKLGHSGSPGYDARRIANDGDLVVVSLNYRVGMEGFAHIEGAPANRGLLDQVAALEWVRDNIESFGGDPGRVTVFGESAGAGSIASLLAMPRAAGLFRRAIAQSVPGTFFSDALARDIGAALAAEVGLRPTVAELATIAPGELTSAGEALSAKMLRYIDRWGQAAPTVTPFSPVVDGEVLPTAPWQALAAGAAKDVELLVGHNRDEYRLFVAMAGPPDQITEDRAAAALRLFAPGPDGERAYRTAFPDASPGELYERVQTDWLFNMPSLHLAEAQHAGGGRAHLYELTWPAPGGGGAMGACHGLDIPLLFGTFGADLGALLFAGAEPSAEAEALSSRFRSSWTAFARTGDPGWPAYEDAQRLVQVLDAEPVVRAYPEEASRRLWEGYDFQALPLL, from the coding sequence ATGACGACGACCGAGTCCCACCCCCCGACCGGCGCCTCAGCCGAGCAGCCCGCACCGGTGGTGCGCACCACCGCCGGTGCGGTACGCGGCCGCCGGGAGGAGGGCCTCGCCGTCTTCCGCGGCATCCCCTTCGCCGCACCCCCCGTGGGCGAGGCACGGTTCATGGCACCGCGCCCCGCCCCCGCCTGGGACGGCATACGGGACGCGTACGCCTTCGGCCCGCCGCCCCCGCAGGACCTCGGCAACCTGGGCGGCCCGGGCCTGCTCGACGTGCCCGAGGGTGACGAGTGGCTCACGGTCAACGTCTGGACCCCCGAACCCGACCCGGGCGCCCGCCGCCCGGTGATGGTGTGGATCTACGGCGGCGCCTACAAGCTCGGCCACTCCGGCAGCCCCGGCTACGACGCCCGGCGCATCGCGAACGACGGCGACCTCGTGGTCGTGTCCCTCAACTACCGCGTCGGCATGGAGGGCTTCGCGCACATCGAGGGGGCGCCCGCCAACCGCGGCCTGCTCGACCAGGTGGCCGCGCTGGAGTGGGTACGGGACAACATCGAGTCGTTCGGCGGTGACCCCGGCCGGGTCACCGTCTTCGGCGAGTCCGCGGGCGCGGGTTCGATCGCCTCGCTGCTCGCCATGCCGAGGGCGGCGGGCCTGTTCCGGCGGGCGATCGCGCAGAGCGTGCCGGGGACGTTCTTCTCGGACGCCCTGGCCCGTGACATCGGTGCGGCTCTCGCCGCCGAGGTGGGGCTGCGCCCCACGGTCGCCGAACTGGCGACCATCGCCCCGGGCGAACTGACCTCGGCGGGGGAGGCGTTGAGTGCCAAGATGCTCCGGTACATCGACCGCTGGGGCCAGGCGGCGCCGACGGTCACGCCCTTCTCGCCGGTCGTCGACGGGGAGGTCCTGCCGACCGCGCCCTGGCAGGCGTTGGCCGCCGGTGCGGCGAAGGACGTCGAACTGCTCGTCGGCCACAACCGCGACGAGTACCGCCTCTTCGTCGCCATGGCGGGCCCACCGGACCAGATCACCGAGGATAGGGCGGCAGCGGCCCTCCGCCTGTTCGCCCCCGGCCCCGACGGCGAACGGGCCTACCGCACGGCCTTCCCCGACGCCTCCCCCGGCGAGCTCTACGAACGCGTCCAGACGGACTGGCTGTTCAACATGCCCTCCCTGCACCTGGCCGAGGCGCAGCACGCGGGCGGCGGCCGTGCCCACCTCTACGAACTGACCTGGCCGGCGCCGGGGGGCGGCGGCGCGATGGGCGCCTGTCACGGCCTGGACATCCCCCTGCTCTTCGGCACGTTCGGGGCGGACCTCGGTGCCCTGCTGTTCGCGGGCGCCGAGCCGTCCGCCGAGGCCGAGGCGCTGTCCTCCCGCTTCCGGTCGTCCTGGACGGCGTTCGCGAGGACGGGTGACCCGGGCTGGCCGGCGTACGAGGACGCCCAGCGGCTGGTGCAGGTGCTGGACGCGGAGCCGGTGGTACGGGCGTACCCGGAGGAGGCCTCGCGCAGGCTGTGGGAGGGCTACGACTTCCAGGCCCTGCCCCTGCTGTGA
- a CDS encoding NADH:flavin oxidoreductase, which translates to MTVAASAASRAAEILSRPVSLGGLTVPNRIAMAPMTRMFSPGGVPGEDVVSYYSRRAAAGVGLIVTEGTYVGHESAGQSDRVPRFHGEEQLAGWAKVAEAVHAAGGTIVPQLWHIGMVRTQGEPPVADAPAVGPSGLRIGATEPTGKAMTQADIDAVIGAFAEAAAAAERIGFDGVELHGAHGYLLDQFLWEGTNRRTDAYGGDPVARTRFSAEIVAAVRETVSADFPVIFRYSQWKQDAYDARLAETPEELEAILTPLAAAGVDAFHASTRRYWVPEFDDSDLNLAGWTKKLTGKPAITVGSVGLNGGDFLKSFQGEGAEVGDLDNLLDRFERDEFDLVAVGRALLQDPQWAQKVLAGRFEDLAPYAPASLKTLS; encoded by the coding sequence GTGACCGTCGCCGCCTCCGCCGCCTCCCGTGCCGCCGAAATCCTGTCCCGGCCCGTCTCGCTGGGCGGCCTGACCGTCCCGAACCGGATCGCGATGGCGCCGATGACCCGCATGTTCTCCCCGGGCGGCGTCCCCGGCGAGGACGTCGTCTCGTACTACTCCCGCCGCGCCGCCGCCGGCGTCGGCCTGATCGTCACCGAGGGCACCTACGTCGGCCACGAGTCGGCCGGGCAGAGCGACCGCGTGCCGCGGTTCCACGGCGAGGAGCAGCTCGCGGGCTGGGCCAAGGTCGCCGAGGCGGTGCACGCCGCGGGCGGCACGATCGTGCCGCAGTTGTGGCACATCGGCATGGTCCGCACGCAGGGCGAGCCGCCGGTCGCCGACGCCCCTGCCGTCGGCCCCTCCGGTCTGCGCATCGGCGCCACCGAGCCCACCGGCAAGGCCATGACCCAGGCCGACATCGACGCCGTCATCGGCGCGTTCGCCGAGGCCGCGGCCGCCGCCGAGCGCATCGGCTTCGACGGCGTGGAGCTCCACGGCGCCCACGGCTACCTGCTCGACCAGTTCCTCTGGGAGGGCACCAACCGCCGCACCGACGCCTACGGCGGCGACCCGGTCGCCCGCACCAGGTTCTCGGCGGAGATCGTCGCGGCCGTCCGCGAGACCGTCTCCGCCGACTTCCCCGTCATCTTCCGCTACTCGCAGTGGAAGCAGGACGCCTACGACGCCCGCCTCGCCGAGACGCCCGAGGAGCTGGAGGCCATCCTGACCCCGCTCGCCGCCGCCGGTGTCGACGCCTTCCACGCCTCCACCCGCCGCTACTGGGTCCCCGAGTTCGACGACTCCGACCTGAACCTGGCCGGCTGGACCAAGAAGCTCACCGGCAAGCCCGCCATCACCGTCGGCTCGGTCGGCCTGAACGGCGGCGACTTCCTCAAGTCCTTCCAGGGCGAGGGCGCCGAGGTCGGCGACCTCGACAACCTCCTGGACCGCTTCGAGCGCGACGAGTTCGACCTGGTCGCCGTCGGCCGCGCGCTGCTCCAGGACCCGCAGTGGGCGCAGAAGGTACTCGCCGGCCGCTTCGAGGACCTGGCGCCGTACGCCCCGGCGTCGCTGAAGACGCTCAGCTGA
- a CDS encoding ubiquitin-like small modifier protein 1 has translation MSVTVRIPTILRTYTGGQAEVAAEGATLGEVIADLEKNHTGIAARVLDDQGKLRRFVNVYVNDDDVRFEQGLETATPDGAGVSIIPAVAGG, from the coding sequence ATGAGCGTCACCGTTCGCATCCCCACCATCCTGCGCACCTACACCGGCGGCCAGGCCGAGGTCGCCGCCGAGGGGGCGACCCTCGGCGAGGTCATCGCCGATCTGGAGAAGAACCACACCGGCATCGCCGCCCGGGTGCTGGACGACCAGGGCAAGCTGCGCCGGTTCGTCAACGTGTACGTCAACGACGACGACGTGCGGTTCGAGCAGGGTCTGGAGACGGCCACGCCGGACGGTGCCGGGGTGTCGATCATCCCGGCCGTGGCGGGTGGCTGA
- the groL gene encoding chaperonin GroEL (60 kDa chaperone family; promotes refolding of misfolded polypeptides especially under stressful conditions; forms two stacked rings of heptamers to form a barrel-shaped 14mer; ends can be capped by GroES; misfolded proteins enter the barrel where they are refolded when GroES binds) — MAKIIAFDEEARRGLERGMNQLADAVKVTLGPKGRNVVLEKKWGAPTITNDGVSIAKEIELEDPYEKIGAELVKEVAKKTDDVAGDGTTTATVLAQALVKEGLRNVAAGANPMALKRGIEKAVEAVSAALLEQAKDVETKEQIASTASISAADTQIGELIAEAMDKVGKEGVITVEESQTFGLELELTEGMRFDKGYISAYFATDMERMEAVLDDPYILIANSKISNVKDLLPLLEKVMQSGKPLLIIAEDVEGEALSTLVVNKIRGTFKSVAVKAPGFGDRRKAMLQDIGILTGGEVISEEVGLKLENATIDLLGKARKVVITKDETTIVDGAGSAEQVQGRVNQIRAEIENSDSDYDREKLQERLAKLAGGVAVIKAGAATEVELKERKHRIEDAVRNAKAAVEEGIVAGGGVALLQASQVFEKLELEGDEATGANAVKLALEAPLKQIAVNGGLEGGVVVEKVRNLTVGHGLNAATGEYVDMIAEGIIDPAKVTRSALQNAASIAALFLTTEAVIADKPEKAAAGAGAGGGMPGGDMDF; from the coding sequence ATGGCCAAGATCATCGCGTTCGACGAGGAGGCGCGGCGCGGCCTCGAGCGCGGCATGAACCAGCTCGCGGACGCCGTCAAGGTGACCCTCGGCCCCAAGGGCCGCAACGTCGTCCTCGAGAAGAAGTGGGGCGCCCCCACGATCACCAACGACGGTGTCTCCATCGCCAAGGAGATCGAGCTCGAGGACCCGTACGAGAAGATCGGCGCCGAGCTGGTCAAGGAAGTCGCCAAGAAGACGGACGACGTCGCCGGTGACGGTACGACCACCGCGACCGTTCTCGCCCAGGCCCTGGTCAAGGAAGGCCTGCGCAACGTAGCCGCCGGTGCCAACCCGATGGCCCTCAAGCGCGGTATCGAGAAGGCCGTCGAGGCCGTCTCCGCCGCCCTGCTGGAGCAGGCGAAGGACGTCGAGACCAAGGAGCAGATCGCCTCCACGGCCTCCATCTCCGCCGCCGACACCCAGATCGGCGAGCTCATCGCCGAGGCCATGGACAAGGTCGGCAAGGAAGGCGTCATCACCGTCGAGGAGTCCCAGACCTTCGGTCTGGAGCTGGAGCTCACCGAGGGGATGCGCTTCGACAAGGGCTACATCTCGGCGTACTTCGCCACCGACATGGAGCGTATGGAGGCCGTCCTCGACGACCCGTACATCCTGATCGCGAACTCCAAGATCTCCAACGTCAAGGACCTGCTCCCGCTCCTGGAGAAGGTCATGCAGTCGGGCAAGCCGCTGCTGATCATCGCCGAGGACGTCGAGGGCGAGGCCCTGTCGACCCTGGTCGTCAACAAGATCCGCGGCACCTTCAAGTCCGTCGCCGTCAAGGCCCCGGGCTTCGGTGACCGTCGCAAGGCGATGCTCCAGGACATCGGCATCCTCACCGGCGGCGAGGTGATCTCCGAGGAGGTCGGCCTCAAGCTGGAGAACGCCACGATCGACCTCCTGGGCAAGGCCCGCAAGGTCGTCATCACCAAGGACGAGACCACCATCGTCGACGGTGCCGGCTCCGCCGAGCAGGTCCAGGGCCGGGTCAACCAGATCCGCGCCGAGATCGAGAACAGCGACTCGGACTACGACCGCGAGAAGCTCCAGGAGCGTCTGGCGAAGCTGGCCGGCGGCGTGGCCGTCATCAAGGCCGGTGCCGCCACCGAGGTGGAGCTCAAGGAGCGCAAGCACCGCATCGAGGACGCCGTCCGCAACGCCAAGGCGGCCGTCGAGGAGGGCATCGTCGCCGGTGGTGGCGTGGCCCTGCTCCAGGCCTCCCAGGTCTTCGAGAAGCTGGAGCTGGAGGGTGACGAGGCGACCGGCGCCAACGCCGTGAAGCTCGCGCTGGAGGCCCCGCTGAAGCAGATCGCCGTCAACGGTGGTCTCGAGGGCGGCGTCGTCGTGGAGAAGGTCCGCAACCTCACCGTCGGCCACGGCCTGAACGCCGCGACCGGTGAGTACGTCGACATGATCGCCGAGGGCATCATCGACCCGGCGAAGGTGACCCGTTCCGCTCTGCAGAACGCCGCCTCCATCGCCGCGCTGTTCCTCACCACCGAGGCCGTCATCGCCGACAAGCCGGAGAAGGCCGCGGCCGGTGCCGGCGCCGGCGGCGGCATGCCGGGCGGTGACATGGACTTCTGA
- a CDS encoding DUF397 domain-containing protein produces the protein MRSITEYDLGAATWHKSSYSGGDGGNCLEVTHDFPTLVPVRDSKNPEGPKLVFRTTAWAAFVANLKDDTA, from the coding sequence ATGAGGAGCATCACTGAGTACGACCTGGGCGCGGCCACCTGGCACAAGTCCAGCTACAGCGGCGGCGACGGCGGCAACTGCCTGGAAGTCACCCACGACTTTCCCACCCTCGTGCCTGTCCGCGACTCCAAAAACCCCGAAGGCCCGAAGCTCGTGTTCCGGACCACGGCCTGGGCCGCGTTCGTCGCGAACCTCAAGGACGACACCGCCTGA
- the thrC gene encoding threonine synthase — translation MAVQTVASTTDSTVDLGPAAALSCRECGHRVPLGPVFACEECFGPLEIAYDFSAYDTEELRKRIEAGPANIWRYAPLLPVPADVADKPNINPGWTQLVKADNLARELGVDAGKLFIKDDSGNPTHSFKDRVVAQALEAARAFGFTTLSCSSTGNLAGAVGAAAARAGFRSCVFIPHDLEQGKVVMAAVYGGELVGIQGNYDDVNRFCSELIGDPAGEGWGFVNVNLRPYYAEGSKTLAYEICEQLGWQLPDQIVVPIASGSQLTKIDKGLQELIKLGLVEDKPYKIFGAQAEGCSPVSTAYKAGHDVVRPQKPDTIAKSLAIGNPADGPYVLDIARRTGGAVEDVNDEQIVDAIKILARTEGIFAETAGGVTVGVAKKLVENGVLDPSLTTVVLNTGDGLKTLDAVAGTGLTATIRPNLDSFREAGLV, via the coding sequence ATGGCTGTGCAGACTGTTGCAAGCACCACTGACTCCACCGTAGACCTCGGCCCCGCCGCCGCCCTGAGCTGCCGCGAGTGCGGTCACCGCGTCCCCCTCGGCCCGGTCTTCGCCTGCGAGGAGTGTTTCGGCCCGCTGGAGATCGCCTACGACTTCTCGGCCTACGACACCGAGGAGCTCCGCAAGCGGATCGAGGCGGGCCCCGCCAACATCTGGCGCTACGCCCCGCTGCTGCCGGTACCGGCCGACGTGGCGGACAAGCCGAACATCAACCCGGGCTGGACCCAGCTCGTCAAGGCCGACAACCTTGCCCGCGAGCTGGGCGTCGACGCCGGCAAGCTCTTCATCAAGGACGACTCGGGCAACCCGACGCACTCCTTCAAGGACCGTGTCGTCGCCCAGGCCCTGGAGGCCGCCCGCGCCTTCGGCTTCACCACGCTGTCCTGCTCCTCCACCGGCAACCTCGCCGGCGCCGTGGGTGCCGCGGCGGCCCGCGCCGGCTTCCGCTCCTGCGTGTTCATCCCGCACGACCTGGAGCAGGGCAAGGTCGTCATGGCCGCGGTCTACGGCGGTGAGCTCGTCGGCATCCAGGGCAACTACGACGACGTGAACCGCTTCTGCTCGGAGCTGATCGGCGACCCGGCGGGCGAGGGCTGGGGCTTCGTCAACGTCAACCTGCGGCCGTACTACGCCGAGGGCTCCAAGACCCTCGCGTACGAGATCTGCGAGCAGCTCGGCTGGCAGCTGCCGGACCAGATCGTCGTGCCGATCGCCTCCGGCTCGCAGCTCACGAAGATCGACAAGGGTCTTCAGGAGCTGATCAAGCTCGGGCTGGTCGAGGACAAGCCGTACAAGATCTTCGGAGCGCAGGCCGAGGGCTGCTCGCCGGTGTCGACGGCCTACAAGGCCGGCCACGACGTCGTACGTCCCCAGAAGCCGGACACCATCGCCAAGTCGCTGGCGATCGGCAACCCGGCGGACGGCCCCTACGTGCTCGACATCGCGCGTCGCACGGGCGGTGCGGTGGAGGACGTGAACGACGAGCAGATCGTCGACGCGATCAAGATCCTCGCCCGGACCGAGGGCATCTTCGCGGAGACCGCCGGTGGTGTGACCGTGGGCGTGGCGAAGAAGCTGGTCGAGAACGGGGTGCTCGACCCGTCGTTGACGACCGTCGTCCTGAACACGGGGGATGGTCTGAAGACGCTGGATGCGGTGGCCGGCACCGGGCTTACTGCGACCATTCGTCCCAACCTTGATTCGTTCCGTGAGGCTGGGCTCGTCTGA
- a CDS encoding Uma2 family endonuclease: MTPETADRPQMDIEDFDELVRRAPREIRNRLEFLGGRLCIRHGPLDVDEFEELAAAAPETVRLEYINGKVEVKPVPDGNHREIFVWLQEQCMQHRPDLRVYGESGVRTEAYRKGRARTDGAVAPKGHFKGHGEWSASNGILMAVEITSHDRDTNQRDRVDKPVVGYAAVDIPVYLLIDRDNNTVVVYSEPKDGRYQRTTSHPWGTRVDLPEPLGFTLDTEELKDYAD; this comes from the coding sequence ATGACCCCAGAGACCGCTGACCGCCCGCAGATGGACATCGAGGACTTCGACGAACTCGTTCGCAGAGCTCCGAGGGAGATCCGGAACAGGCTGGAATTCCTGGGCGGACGGCTGTGCATCCGGCACGGTCCGCTCGATGTGGACGAGTTCGAGGAGCTTGCCGCAGCAGCCCCCGAAACCGTGCGGCTGGAGTACATCAATGGAAAGGTCGAGGTCAAGCCAGTGCCGGACGGCAACCACCGGGAGATCTTCGTCTGGCTGCAGGAACAGTGCATGCAGCATCGCCCTGACCTCCGCGTATACGGCGAGTCCGGCGTCAGGACCGAGGCCTACCGGAAGGGGCGGGCCCGCACGGACGGAGCCGTCGCGCCCAAGGGCCACTTCAAAGGCCACGGCGAGTGGTCAGCGTCCAACGGCATTCTCATGGCCGTTGAGATCACCTCCCACGACCGTGACACCAATCAGCGGGACCGCGTCGACAAGCCTGTCGTCGGGTACGCAGCAGTCGACATCCCCGTGTACCTGCTCATCGACCGCGACAACAACACCGTCGTCGTCTACAGCGAGCCCAAGGATGGTCGGTACCAGCGGACCACTTCCCACCCCTGGGGCACCCGGGTAGACCTGCCCGAGCCTCTCGGCTTCACTCTGGACACGGAAGAACTCAAGGACTACGCCGACTGA
- a CDS encoding alpha,alpha-trehalose-phosphate synthase (UDP-forming): protein MASTYGAAQVLVASNRGPVSYAVGEDGSLNAKRGGGGLVSGLSAIGSDADALWVCSALSDGDREAVRRGVGEDGVRMLDIPADVHADAYNGIANSVLWFVHHMLYQTPLEPVFDAEFRRQWTSYETYNRAFAEALAEEAAQGAAVVVQDYHLTLVPGMLRELRPDLRIGHFSHTPWAPPEYFRMLPDDVAGQVLRGMLGADRLGFLTQRWADAFTACAEQFAGGLGGTRIGVHGLGADADFLRKRSHEQDVEERMAALREEIGEGRRTIVRVDRTELSKNIVRGLLAYRRLLETHAEWRERVVHVAFAYPSRQDLAVYRDYTAEVQRVSEEINAEYGTPGWTPVVLNLKDDFARSLAAYRLADVALVNPIRDGMNLVAKEVPVISDSGCALVLSREAGAFEELGEEAIVVNPYDVTGTAAALHEALSMRPEERAERSKRLAAAATALPPAQWFLDQLDALRG, encoded by the coding sequence ATGGCTTCAACGTACGGTGCTGCACAGGTGCTGGTGGCCTCCAACCGCGGCCCGGTCTCTTACGCGGTGGGCGAGGACGGTTCGCTGAACGCCAAGCGCGGCGGCGGCGGGCTGGTCTCGGGGCTGTCCGCGATCGGCTCGGACGCGGACGCGCTGTGGGTGTGCTCGGCGCTGTCCGACGGCGACCGCGAGGCGGTCCGGCGGGGTGTCGGCGAGGACGGCGTGCGGATGCTGGACATCCCGGCCGACGTGCACGCGGACGCCTACAACGGCATCGCGAACTCGGTGCTGTGGTTCGTGCACCACATGCTCTACCAGACGCCGCTGGAGCCGGTCTTCGACGCGGAGTTCCGGCGCCAGTGGACGTCGTACGAGACGTACAACCGGGCGTTCGCCGAGGCGCTGGCCGAGGAGGCGGCGCAGGGCGCGGCGGTGGTGGTGCAGGACTACCACCTGACGCTGGTGCCGGGCATGCTCCGCGAGTTGCGGCCGGACCTGAGGATCGGCCACTTCTCGCACACGCCGTGGGCGCCGCCCGAGTACTTCCGGATGCTGCCGGACGACGTGGCCGGCCAGGTGCTGCGCGGCATGCTGGGCGCGGACCGGCTGGGCTTTCTCACGCAGCGCTGGGCGGACGCGTTCACCGCGTGCGCCGAGCAGTTCGCCGGCGGGCTCGGCGGCACGCGGATCGGCGTGCACGGGCTGGGGGCCGACGCGGACTTCCTGCGGAAGCGGTCGCACGAGCAGGACGTCGAGGAGCGGATGGCCGCCCTCCGGGAGGAGATCGGCGAGGGCCGCCGCACCATCGTCCGGGTCGACCGCACCGAGCTGTCGAAGAACATCGTGCGCGGCCTGCTGGCCTACCGCCGGCTCCTCGAGACCCACGCCGAGTGGCGCGAGCGCGTGGTGCACGTGGCGTTCGCGTATCCGTCGCGGCAGGACCTCGCGGTGTACCGGGACTACACGGCCGAGGTGCAGCGGGTCTCGGAGGAGATCAACGCCGAGTACGGGACGCCGGGGTGGACCCCGGTCGTACTCAACCTCAAGGACGACTTCGCCCGCTCCCTGGCCGCGTACCGGCTGGCCGACGTGGCGCTCGTCAACCCCATCCGGGACGGCATGAACCTCGTCGCCAAGGAGGTCCCGGTCATCTCCGACTCGGGCTGCGCGCTGGTGCTGTCGCGGGAGGCCGGGGCGTTCGAGGAGCTGGGCGAGGAGGCGATCGTGGTGAACCCGTACGACGTGACGGGCACGGCGGCGGCCCTGCACGAGGCGCTCTCGATGCGCCCGGAGGAACGCGCCGAGCGCAGTAAGCGGCTGGCCGCGGCGGCGACCGCGCTGCCGCCTGCGCAGTGGTTCCTCGACCAGCTCGACGCGTTGAGGGGCTGA